One Streptomyces sp. ML-6 genomic region harbors:
- a CDS encoding glycerophosphodiester phosphodiesterase, producing the protein MTHARQQTPPRTTQVIAHRGASEDAPEHTLAAYRKAIEDGADALECDVRLTSDGHLVCVHDRRVNRTSNGRGAVSALELSELAALDFGSWKDREESPDWDPVPGELTSVLTLERLLELVVETRAAGRPLQLAVETKHPTRWAGQVEERLLHLLKRFGLDDPPSDDPSPVRVMSFSARSLHRVRAAAPNLPTVYLMQFLSPQLRNGRLPAGARIAGPGMRIVRSHPGYIERLHRAGHRVHVWTVNEPEDVELCLDLGVEAIITNRPKQVLSQLGRS; encoded by the coding sequence GTGACCCACGCACGGCAGCAGACCCCGCCCCGGACCACCCAGGTCATCGCGCACCGGGGCGCGTCCGAGGACGCCCCCGAGCACACCCTGGCCGCATACCGGAAGGCGATCGAGGACGGCGCCGACGCCCTGGAGTGCGATGTACGGCTCACCTCCGACGGCCATCTCGTGTGCGTGCACGACCGCCGGGTGAACCGTACGTCCAACGGCCGCGGCGCCGTCTCCGCCCTGGAGCTCTCCGAACTCGCCGCTCTCGACTTCGGGTCCTGGAAGGACCGCGAGGAGTCCCCCGACTGGGATCCGGTGCCCGGCGAGCTCACCTCCGTGCTCACCCTGGAGCGACTGCTCGAACTCGTCGTCGAGACCCGGGCCGCCGGACGCCCGCTCCAGCTGGCCGTCGAGACCAAGCACCCCACCCGCTGGGCGGGCCAGGTCGAGGAACGGCTGCTGCACCTGCTGAAGCGCTTCGGGCTCGACGACCCGCCGTCCGACGACCCCTCACCGGTGCGCGTCATGAGTTTCTCGGCGCGTTCGCTGCACCGCGTGCGGGCCGCGGCCCCCAACCTGCCCACCGTCTATCTGATGCAGTTCCTCTCGCCGCAGCTGCGCAACGGGCGACTGCCGGCCGGGGCGCGGATCGCGGGCCCGGGCATGCGGATCGTACGCAGCCACCCCGGCTACATCGAGCGGCTGCACCGCGCGGGACACCGCGTGCACGTATGGACGGTGAACGAGCCGGAGGACGTCGAGCTCTGCCTCGACCTGGGCGTCGAGGCCATCATCACCAACCGCCCGAAGCAGGTTCTGTCACAACTGGGACGCTCCTGA
- a CDS encoding trypsin-like peptidase domain-containing protein — protein MSTENEDNEGTAAGAVQPSVPSAPPVPADAPRETPGSAPASAPTGAAPAYPQPQEAQSPAPVEGATATTPMAPVPATPPPHAPHVPPAPQSAAEANWPPPAVPAYAQHGVGGGGPVWGTPPPHPSPEQPRRRGAGGLVAAVAVAALVAGGLGGALGFWAADRNGSSGSTTISASANPQDLKRDPGTVAGVAAKALPSVVTIDAQSGDGEGGTGTGFVYDKEGHILTNNHVVASAADSGQLTVTFSNGKKYDAEVVGRAQGYDVAVLKLKNPPAGLAPLSLGNSDQVAVGDSTIAIGAPFGLSNTVTTGIISAKNRPVASGDGSGGSNSYMSALQTDASINPGNSGGPLLDARGAVIGINSAIQSTGSSIGQAQSGSIGLGFAIPINQATNVAQQLIKAGQPVYPVIGATVTMSEKTGGAVISDRGAGGTEAVSKGGPADRAGLRAGDVITKFNDTVIDSGPTLIGEIWTHQPGDRVTLTYTRDGKSSTAEVVLGERKGDS, from the coding sequence GTGAGCACAGAGAACGAGGACAACGAGGGCACCGCGGCCGGGGCCGTCCAGCCGTCCGTTCCGTCCGCACCTCCCGTGCCGGCCGACGCCCCTCGGGAGACGCCCGGGAGCGCGCCCGCGTCCGCCCCGACGGGAGCAGCCCCGGCGTACCCGCAGCCCCAGGAGGCGCAGTCGCCCGCCCCGGTGGAAGGGGCGACCGCCACCACCCCCATGGCCCCCGTCCCGGCGACACCTCCTCCGCACGCGCCCCACGTCCCTCCCGCCCCCCAGTCGGCGGCCGAGGCGAACTGGCCGCCGCCCGCCGTCCCCGCGTACGCACAGCACGGCGTCGGCGGGGGCGGTCCGGTCTGGGGCACCCCGCCCCCGCACCCCTCCCCCGAGCAGCCGCGCAGGCGCGGCGCGGGCGGCCTGGTCGCGGCGGTGGCGGTCGCGGCACTGGTCGCGGGCGGCCTCGGCGGCGCCCTCGGCTTCTGGGCGGCCGACCGCAACGGTTCCTCGGGCTCGACCACGATCTCCGCGTCGGCCAACCCGCAGGACCTCAAGCGCGACCCCGGTACGGTCGCGGGCGTGGCGGCCAAGGCGCTGCCCAGTGTGGTCACCATCGACGCGCAGAGCGGTGACGGCGAGGGCGGCACGGGCACCGGCTTCGTGTACGACAAGGAAGGCCACATCCTCACGAACAACCACGTGGTGGCCTCCGCGGCGGACAGCGGCCAGCTCACGGTGACCTTCTCCAACGGCAAGAAGTACGACGCGGAAGTGGTCGGCCGGGCCCAGGGCTACGACGTCGCCGTCCTGAAGCTGAAGAACCCGCCCGCGGGCCTCGCCCCGCTGTCGCTCGGCAACTCGGACCAGGTCGCGGTCGGCGATTCCACGATCGCGATCGGCGCGCCGTTCGGCCTGTCCAACACGGTCACCACCGGCATCATCAGCGCGAAGAACCGCCCGGTCGCCTCCGGCGACGGTTCCGGCGGCAGCAACTCGTACATGAGCGCCCTGCAGACCGACGCCTCGATCAACCCGGGCAACTCCGGTGGCCCGCTGCTCGACGCGCGCGGCGCGGTGATCGGCATCAACTCGGCCATCCAGTCGACCGGCAGCAGCATCGGCCAGGCCCAGTCGGGCTCCATCGGCCTCGGCTTCGCGATCCCGATCAACCAGGCCACGAACGTCGCCCAGCAGCTGATCAAGGCCGGTCAGCCGGTCTACCCGGTGATCGGCGCCACGGTCACCATGAGCGAGAAGACGGGCGGCGCGGTCATCTCCGACCGGGGCGCGGGCGGTACGGAAGCCGTCTCGAAGGGCGGCCCCGCGGACCGGGCGGGGCTCCGGGCCGGCGACGTCATCACGAAGTTCAACGACACGGTGATCGACAGCGGCCCGACCCTGATCGGCGAGATCTGGACCCATCAGCCGGGCGACCGGGTGACCCTGACCTACACGCGCGACGGCAAGTCGTCGACGGCCGAAGTTGTCCTGGGCGAGCGCAAGGGCGACAGCTGA